One window of Flavobacterium ammonificans genomic DNA carries:
- the uvrA gene encoding excinuclease ABC subunit UvrA, whose protein sequence is MVETENTIDVQGARVHNLKNIDISIPREQLVVITGLSGSGKSSLAFDTIYAEGQRRYVETFSAYARQFLGGLERPDVDKIDGLSPVIAIEQKTTSKSPRSTVGTITEIYDFLRLLYARGADAYSYNTGEKMVSYSDEQIKELIIQDFTGKRINILAPIIRARKGHYAELFQQITKQGFLKVRVNGEIQDLVSGMKLDRYKTHDIEIVVDRLLVDNSEDNQKRLSESINTAMHHGENVLMVLDQDSNEVRYFSRNLMCPTTGISYQNPEPNLFSFNSPKGACANCNGLGTVNEINRKKIIPNPKLSIKNGGFAPLGEYKSSWIFKQLEIIGEKYGFKLTDAVETISEEAMEMILNGGKEKFTINSKDLGVTREYKIDFEGIAHFIKNQHDESGSATIKRWAKEFMDEVKCPECEGSRLKKEALFFKVNDKNIAELSDLDISDLTKWFQELESQLTDKQKKIASEVIKEIKDRLDFLMNVGLNYLALSRSSKSLSGGEAQRIRLATQIGSQLVGVLYILDEPSIGLHQRDNEKLIHSLEQLRDIGNSVIVVEHDKDMIERADYVIDIGPRAGKYGGEIISQGTPAEILKSNTITAQFMNGDMKIEVPKKRREGNGKFLKLTGATGNNLKNVSIELPLGQLICVTGVSGSGKSTLINETLYPILNAYYFNGVKKPQPYTKIEGLENIDKVIDIDQSPIGRTPRSNPATYTEVFSEIRNLFTMTSESMIRGYKAGRFSFNVNGGRCETCEGSGVRTIEMNFLPDVYVECETCQGKRFNRETLEIRYKGKSISDVLNMTVDEAVPFFENIPKIYRKVKTIQEVGLGYITLGQQSTTLSGGEAQRIKLAGELSKKDTGNTFYILDEPTTGLHFEDIRVLMGVINKLVDKGNTILIIEHNMDVIKLADYIIDIGPEGGKGGGQLVAKGTPEEIIKNKKSYTAQFLKKELV, encoded by the coding sequence ATGGTAGAAACTGAGAATACAATTGACGTTCAAGGCGCGCGCGTTCACAACCTAAAAAACATCGATATTTCAATTCCGCGTGAACAATTAGTGGTGATCACTGGGCTTTCGGGTTCTGGAAAATCATCCTTGGCTTTTGATACCATTTATGCCGAAGGTCAACGTCGTTATGTCGAAACCTTCTCGGCCTATGCACGACAGTTTTTAGGCGGATTAGAACGTCCAGATGTAGATAAAATTGATGGACTTTCACCCGTAATTGCCATTGAGCAAAAAACAACTAGTAAAAGTCCTCGCTCAACTGTGGGGACAATTACTGAAATCTATGATTTTTTACGTTTGTTGTATGCCCGTGGTGCTGATGCCTATAGTTACAATACGGGAGAAAAAATGGTTTCGTACTCTGATGAGCAAATCAAAGAGTTGATAATTCAAGATTTTACAGGTAAACGAATCAATATTTTAGCACCAATTATCCGAGCTAGAAAAGGACATTATGCTGAGCTTTTCCAACAAATCACCAAGCAAGGTTTTTTAAAAGTGCGTGTGAATGGTGAAATTCAAGATTTGGTTAGTGGCATGAAATTAGATCGTTATAAAACCCATGACATTGAAATTGTAGTCGATAGACTCCTAGTCGACAACAGCGAAGACAATCAGAAAAGATTGTCAGAAAGCATTAACACGGCGATGCATCATGGTGAAAATGTATTAATGGTTTTAGATCAAGATTCCAACGAAGTACGCTATTTTAGTAGGAATTTAATGTGTCCAACTACCGGGATTTCGTATCAAAATCCAGAACCTAATTTATTTTCTTTCAATTCACCAAAAGGCGCTTGTGCGAATTGTAACGGATTGGGAACAGTGAATGAAATCAATCGTAAAAAAATTATTCCGAATCCTAAATTATCCATTAAAAACGGAGGATTTGCTCCTTTGGGAGAATACAAATCATCTTGGATTTTTAAGCAATTGGAAATTATAGGTGAGAAATATGGTTTCAAGTTAACCGATGCGGTAGAAACCATTTCGGAAGAAGCCATGGAAATGATTTTGAACGGCGGAAAAGAAAAATTTACCATCAATTCAAAAGATTTAGGTGTAACCAGAGAATACAAAATAGACTTTGAGGGTATTGCTCATTTTATCAAAAACCAACACGACGAAAGTGGTTCGGCTACAATTAAACGCTGGGCTAAAGAATTTATGGACGAAGTAAAATGTCCTGAATGTGAGGGTTCACGATTGAAAAAAGAAGCATTGTTTTTTAAAGTAAACGATAAAAATATTGCCGAATTAAGCGATTTAGATATTTCAGATTTGACCAAATGGTTCCAAGAATTAGAAAGTCAGTTAACTGACAAACAAAAAAAGATTGCTTCTGAAGTCATCAAAGAAATCAAAGACCGATTGGATTTCTTAATGAATGTGGGATTGAATTATTTGGCATTAAGCCGAAGTTCAAAATCCCTTTCGGGTGGTGAAGCACAACGCATTCGACTAGCTACTCAAATTGGTTCACAGTTAGTTGGCGTGTTGTATATTTTGGACGAACCAAGTATTGGTTTACACCAAAGAGACAACGAGAAATTGATTCATTCTTTGGAACAATTACGAGATATTGGCAATTCAGTCATAGTGGTAGAACACGATAAAGACATGATTGAACGTGCCGATTATGTGATTGATATTGGTCCAAGAGCTGGAAAATATGGTGGTGAAATCATCAGTCAAGGAACGCCTGCTGAGATTTTAAAAAGCAATACGATTACCGCTCAATTTATGAATGGCGATATGAAAATCGAAGTTCCTAAAAAGCGTCGCGAAGGCAATGGTAAATTCTTAAAACTAACAGGCGCCACAGGAAACAATTTAAAAAATGTTTCCATCGAATTGCCTTTAGGACAACTAATTTGCGTGACGGGAGTTTCAGGTAGTGGAAAATCTACTTTGATTAACGAGACCCTCTACCCTATTTTAAACGCCTACTATTTCAACGGAGTTAAAAAACCACAACCTTACACAAAAATTGAAGGTTTAGAAAACATTGACAAGGTTATTGATATTGATCAAAGTCCAATTGGGCGTACGCCAAGGTCGAATCCAGCTACATATACTGAAGTATTTTCTGAGATTCGAAATTTATTTACGATGACTTCTGAAAGTATGATTCGCGGTTATAAAGCTGGTCGTTTTAGTTTTAACGTAAATGGCGGTCGTTGTGAAACTTGTGAAGGTTCGGGGGTACGAACTATTGAAATGAACTTTTTACCCGATGTTTATGTAGAATGCGAAACTTGTCAAGGAAAACGTTTTAACAGAGAAACTTTGGAGATTCGATATAAAGGAAAGTCCATTTCGGATGTATTGAATATGACAGTGGATGAAGCTGTTCCTTTCTTTGAAAACATTCCGAAAATTTACCGAAAAGTAAAAACCATTCAGGAAGTAGGATTGGGTTATATCACTTTAGGACAACAAAGCACAACACTCTCGGGAGGCGAAGCACAACGTATCAAACTAGCTGGCGAATTGTCGAAAAAAGACACAGGAAATACTTTCTATATTTTAGACGAGCCTACTACTGGATTGCATTTTGAAGACATTCGGGTTTTGATGGGCGTAATTAATAAATTGGTAGACAAAGGCAATACCATTTTAATTATTGAACACAATATGGATGTGATTAAACTAGCCGATTACATTATTGATATTGGCCCAGAAGGTGGAAAAGGTGGTGGACAACTAGTTGCAAAAGGAACTCCCGAAGAAATAATTAAAAATAAAAAAAGTTACACTGCGCAATTTTTGAAAAAAGAATTAGTTTAG
- a CDS encoding TIGR00730 family Rossman fold protein: protein MKLQDFENDEEKVIQDKLKQKTWNEIRTNDSWGIFKIMSEFVNGYESMGRIGPCVSIFGSARIKPEDHYYLLAEKIAYKISKAGYGVITGGGPGIMEAGNKGAHLGGGTSVGLNIELPFEQHHNPYIDRDKNLNFDYFFVRKVMFVKYSQGFVVMPGGFGTLDELFEAITLIQTKKIGRFPIILVGKSFWSGLVDWITTTLIEQEKTVSDSDLNLIKIVDTEDEVLAVLDSFYKKYDLSPNF from the coding sequence ATGAAATTACAAGATTTTGAAAACGACGAGGAAAAGGTAATCCAAGATAAATTGAAACAAAAAACATGGAATGAAATACGAACCAATGATAGTTGGGGTATTTTTAAAATCATGTCTGAATTTGTTAATGGTTATGAATCTATGGGACGAATCGGGCCTTGTGTGAGTATTTTTGGTTCAGCTAGGATTAAACCTGAAGATCACTATTATTTATTAGCTGAAAAAATTGCTTATAAAATCAGTAAAGCCGGTTATGGAGTAATTACTGGTGGTGGTCCTGGAATTATGGAAGCTGGAAATAAAGGAGCTCATTTAGGTGGTGGAACTTCTGTAGGATTGAATATTGAATTACCATTTGAACAGCACCACAATCCTTATATTGACAGAGATAAAAATTTGAACTTTGATTATTTCTTTGTTCGAAAAGTAATGTTTGTAAAATATTCCCAAGGATTTGTAGTAATGCCAGGGGGGTTCGGAACATTAGACGAACTTTTTGAAGCAATTACATTAATACAAACTAAAAAAATAGGTCGTTTCCCAATAATTCTTGTTGGTAAATCATTTTGGTCTGGATTGGTGGATTGGATAACAACTACATTAATAGAACAAGAAAAAACTGTAAGTGATTCCGATTTAAATTTAATCAAGATTGTTGATACGGAAGACGAAGTTCTTGCTGTTTTAGACTCTTTTTATAAAAAATATGATTTAAGTCCTAATTTTTAA
- a CDS encoding aminopeptidase: MKSLYKIVLYYLIVFSSIGTLAQHQSKIIVELVPATHTLRIQQEITFTNQSNDTLSSIVLNDWNHAYSDKNTPLAQRFSDEFYRGFHLAKDSERGGTSNLTILNFEKLFLSWNRSTENPDLITVDLRDKLMPNQSVTLYLTYFSKIPSNQFTKYGYASNGNLNLKNWYVTPARYENSAFVKYSNCNLDDSANGTVDFFIQFKIPKEAVLTTDLVVTNQIEDKAQINYHLEGKSRTDFNLFIESKSNFISYQNDKNEVITDINSAKLDAIQKILIINRIAHFVDEIIGAYPHPKILVTQTNYDRNPFYGLNQLPQFLNPFEDDFLFEIKFLKTYVETYLKTSLRLDPRKDNWIYDAIQMDLMIKYIEQFHPTTTMLGKASQFKLLKNYNLATLKFNQQYSYFYMLMARKNLDQSLSSSKTELIKFNEQIASKYRAGLSINFLDKYLQNGIVKKSIQEFYTLNKSQQTSSKDFESILKSNATKNINWFFSTIVHSRELIDYKFAKVSKTKDSITFSIKNKTDLPIPIPIYGVKKKEIVFKDWLDLKECDSTFTIKRNQADRIILNYNNEVPEINLRNNWKKLEGFFPNNRPIKFVFMKDLEDPYFNQILYIPTVTYNLYDGVSPGIRLHNKTILDKPITFDINPAFSSKTNNLIGSGALIMNENYRNSSLYTIRYALSGSYFHYAPNASYSKITPSVEFRIREADLRDNRKQSFMARQVMVNREQSEINSSDLTENYSIFNFRYSNSKTEVTHHFSSLTDVQFARNFGKIASEIEYRKLFENNRQINIRFYTGVFLFNTTNSDFFSFGLDRPTDYLFDYGFYGRSESSGFFSQQYIQSEGGFKSKLNQSFSNQWISTINGSFNIWNWIELYGDIGYLKNRHSKGQFLYDSGLRLNLVTDYFEVYFPLYSSNGFEPLQNSYNEKIRFVLTLSPATLINLFNRKWF, from the coding sequence TTGAAATCATTGTACAAAATAGTTCTTTATTATTTAATAGTATTTAGTTCTATTGGAACTCTAGCGCAACATCAATCTAAAATAATTGTTGAACTAGTTCCTGCAACGCACACACTGCGAATTCAACAAGAAATCACTTTTACTAATCAATCCAATGATACATTAAGTTCGATTGTTTTAAACGATTGGAATCACGCTTATTCTGATAAAAACACTCCCTTAGCGCAACGATTCTCTGATGAATTTTATAGAGGATTCCATTTGGCAAAGGATTCTGAACGTGGAGGAACTTCTAATTTAACGATTTTAAATTTCGAGAAATTATTTCTTTCTTGGAATAGAAGTACAGAAAACCCAGATTTAATTACTGTCGATTTACGGGATAAATTAATGCCAAATCAATCCGTAACACTTTACCTTACCTATTTCTCTAAAATTCCGAGTAATCAGTTTACCAAATATGGATATGCTTCTAATGGAAATTTGAATCTCAAAAATTGGTATGTAACCCCTGCTCGATATGAAAACAGCGCGTTTGTTAAATACAGTAATTGCAACTTAGACGATAGCGCTAATGGAACAGTAGATTTCTTTATTCAATTCAAAATACCTAAAGAAGCTGTTTTAACCACTGACCTAGTTGTAACTAATCAAATCGAAGATAAAGCACAAATTAATTATCATTTAGAAGGAAAAAGTAGAACTGATTTTAATTTATTTATTGAATCAAAATCCAATTTCATAAGCTATCAAAACGATAAAAATGAAGTGATTACAGATATCAATTCTGCTAAATTAGATGCTATTCAAAAAATATTAATTATAAATAGAATTGCTCATTTTGTTGATGAAATTATAGGAGCATATCCTCATCCAAAAATATTGGTAACTCAAACCAATTATGACCGAAATCCTTTTTATGGACTGAATCAATTGCCTCAATTTTTAAATCCCTTTGAGGATGATTTTTTGTTTGAAATAAAATTTCTAAAAACCTATGTTGAGACCTATTTAAAAACCAGTTTGCGTTTAGATCCTAGAAAAGACAATTGGATTTATGATGCCATCCAAATGGATTTGATGATCAAATATATTGAACAGTTTCATCCAACTACGACTATGTTGGGAAAGGCATCTCAATTTAAATTATTGAAAAATTACAATCTAGCAACACTAAAATTCAACCAACAGTACAGCTATTTTTATATGTTAATGGCTAGAAAGAATTTAGATCAATCGTTAAGTAGTTCAAAGACTGAATTGATAAAGTTTAACGAACAAATTGCTAGTAAATACAGAGCTGGTTTAAGTATCAACTTCTTAGACAAATACTTGCAAAACGGAATTGTTAAGAAAAGTATTCAAGAATTTTATACTCTAAACAAGTCGCAACAAACTTCAAGCAAAGATTTTGAAAGTATTTTAAAATCGAATGCTACCAAAAATATTAACTGGTTTTTTAGTACGATTGTACACTCAAGAGAATTAATTGACTACAAGTTTGCTAAAGTTTCCAAAACAAAAGATAGTATTACTTTTTCTATCAAAAATAAAACAGATTTACCCATTCCTATTCCAATTTATGGAGTGAAGAAAAAAGAAATTGTTTTCAAAGATTGGCTTGATTTGAAAGAATGTGATAGCACTTTTACAATTAAAAGAAATCAAGCTGACCGAATTATACTCAACTATAATAATGAAGTTCCTGAAATTAATTTACGTAATAATTGGAAAAAATTAGAGGGCTTTTTTCCAAATAATCGACCAATAAAATTCGTTTTTATGAAGGATTTAGAAGATCCCTACTTTAATCAGATACTCTACATTCCTACAGTAACCTATAACCTTTATGATGGCGTTTCACCAGGAATTAGATTACACAATAAAACCATTTTAGACAAGCCAATAACCTTTGATATAAATCCTGCTTTTTCTTCAAAAACAAATAATTTAATAGGTAGTGGCGCTTTAATCATGAATGAAAATTACAGGAATAGTAGTTTATATACTATTCGCTATGCATTATCTGGATCGTATTTTCATTATGCTCCTAATGCCTCGTACTCAAAAATAACTCCATCAGTTGAATTTAGAATTAGAGAAGCCGATTTGAGGGATAATAGAAAGCAAAGCTTTATGGCTCGTCAGGTGATGGTCAATAGAGAACAAAGTGAAATAAATAGTTCCGATTTAACCGAAAACTATTCCATTTTCAATTTTAGATATTCCAATTCAAAAACAGAAGTAACTCATCATTTTAGCAGTTTAACTGATGTTCAGTTCGCCAGAAACTTTGGCAAGATTGCTAGTGAAATTGAGTATAGAAAGTTATTTGAAAATAATAGGCAAATTAACATTCGTTTTTATACTGGAGTATTCTTATTCAATACAACTAATTCCGATTTTTTTAGTTTTGGATTGGATAGACCTACGGATTACTTATTTGATTATGGCTTTTATGGAAGGTCAGAAAGTAGTGGTTTTTTTAGTCAACAATACATTCAAAGTGAAGGAGGTTTTAAATCAAAATTAAATCAATCTTTTTCAAATCAATGGATATCTACCATAAATGGCAGCTTTAATATTTGGAATTGGATAGAACTATATGGAGATATCGGTTATCTAAAAAATAGACATTCAAAAGGTCAGTTTTTATATGATAGTGGATTGCGATTGAATTTAGTAACAGACTATTTTGAAGTGTATTTCCCATTGTACTCTAGTAATGGTTTCGAACCACTTCAAAACAGTTACAATGAAAAAATACGTTTTGTTTTAACATTATCTCCAGCTACCCTAATTAATTTATTTAACAGGAAATGGTTTTAA
- a CDS encoding alpha-ketoacid dehydrogenase subunit alpha/beta: MVKEETKTTLTFEDFKTEVLSDYKLAVVSRECSLLGRKEVLTGKAKFGIFGDGKEVPQLAMAKFFKDGDFRSGYYRDQTFMMAIGKLTIQEFFAGLYGHTDIDSDPMSAGRQMGGHFMTHSLNSDGSWKDLTKQKNSSSDISPTAAQMPRLLGLAYASKIYKQVPGIKIASNFSNEGNEVAWGTIGNASTSEGIFFETINAAGVLQVPMIMSVWDDEYGISVHAKYQTTKENISEILKGYQRDNENKGYEIFNVKGWDYADLIATYEKAAKIAREEHVPVLVHVSQLTQPQGHSSSGSHERYKSTERLAWEREFDCIRQMRLWMIAINIASPEELDVIEIEAKKQVLEGKKEAWKNFIGPIINEQKEFIDLVEKVTFNSSNKVKINQLLNSLRGIKDPLKKEILGTARKILRLVVNESGKQEISEWITNYLNKTQKKFSSNLFSESNSNVLNIPSSAPRYSEKSDLDTDGRVILRDNFDALFTKYPEALVFGEDAGNIGDVNQGLEGMQEKYGELRVSDAGIREATIIGQGIGLALRGLRPIAEIQYLDYLLYGLQILSDDLATLQYRTSGKQKAPLIIRTRGHRLEGIWHSGSPMGMIINALRGIHVLVPRNMTQAAGFYNTLFEADEPALVIECLNGYRLKEKAPLNYGEFKTPIGIVETLREGKDITLVSYGSTLRLVEQAANELSEFGIECEVIDIQSLLPFDINKDIVKSLAKTNRLLVIDEDVPGGASAYILQQILEEQNAYEYLDSKPQTLTSKAHRPAYGTDGDYFSKPSVEDIFEKVYAMMGEVKPNQFPDLY, from the coding sequence ATGGTAAAAGAAGAAACAAAAACCACGTTAACTTTTGAAGACTTTAAAACTGAGGTTTTAAGTGATTACAAATTAGCAGTTGTTAGTAGAGAATGCAGCCTTTTAGGACGTAAAGAAGTACTAACTGGTAAAGCTAAGTTTGGTATTTTCGGAGATGGAAAAGAAGTGCCTCAACTTGCTATGGCTAAATTTTTCAAAGATGGTGATTTTAGATCCGGTTATTATCGAGATCAAACTTTCATGATGGCTATTGGTAAGTTAACCATTCAAGAGTTTTTTGCTGGCCTTTACGGACATACGGATATTGATTCTGATCCAATGTCAGCAGGAAGACAAATGGGAGGACATTTTATGACCCACAGTTTGAATTCAGATGGTTCATGGAAAGACCTAACAAAACAAAAAAATTCCAGTTCAGATATTTCTCCGACTGCTGCTCAAATGCCAAGACTACTTGGATTGGCCTATGCGTCAAAAATTTACAAACAAGTCCCAGGAATTAAAATTGCCTCTAATTTTTCTAATGAAGGTAACGAAGTGGCATGGGGTACTATAGGAAACGCAAGCACTTCAGAAGGTATTTTCTTTGAAACAATTAATGCTGCAGGAGTTTTACAAGTTCCTATGATTATGAGTGTTTGGGATGATGAATATGGGATTTCTGTTCATGCAAAATACCAAACTACTAAAGAGAATATTTCTGAAATCTTGAAAGGATATCAGAGAGATAATGAGAATAAAGGATATGAAATATTCAATGTCAAAGGATGGGATTATGCTGATTTAATTGCTACTTATGAAAAAGCAGCAAAAATTGCCCGTGAAGAACATGTACCTGTTTTAGTTCATGTTTCTCAGTTGACGCAGCCTCAAGGACATTCTAGTTCAGGATCACATGAAAGATATAAAAGCACTGAAAGATTAGCCTGGGAAAGAGAGTTTGATTGCATTAGACAAATGAGACTTTGGATGATTGCTATTAATATTGCTTCACCAGAAGAATTAGATGTGATTGAAATAGAGGCTAAAAAACAAGTTTTGGAAGGCAAAAAAGAGGCTTGGAAAAATTTTATTGGCCCAATTATTAATGAACAAAAAGAATTTATAGATTTAGTAGAAAAAGTTACGTTTAACAGTTCCAATAAAGTAAAAATCAACCAACTTTTAAATTCGCTTAGAGGAATTAAAGATCCATTAAAAAAAGAAATATTAGGTACTGCTAGAAAAATTCTTCGTTTGGTTGTTAATGAAAGTGGAAAACAAGAAATTTCAGAATGGATTACCAACTACCTTAACAAAACTCAAAAGAAATTTAGCAGTAATTTATTTTCTGAATCGAATTCTAACGTATTAAACATACCAAGTAGTGCGCCTCGCTATTCTGAAAAAAGTGATTTAGATACCGATGGCAGAGTTATCTTAAGAGATAATTTCGACGCCTTATTTACCAAATACCCTGAAGCGCTTGTTTTTGGGGAAGATGCGGGAAATATTGGCGATGTGAATCAAGGTTTAGAAGGAATGCAAGAAAAATATGGTGAGCTTCGAGTATCGGATGCAGGAATTAGAGAAGCTACTATTATTGGACAAGGTATTGGTTTGGCTTTAAGAGGACTTCGTCCTATTGCTGAAATCCAATATTTAGATTATTTACTTTATGGCTTGCAAATTTTAAGTGACGATTTGGCTACTTTACAATACCGAACTAGTGGAAAACAAAAAGCTCCATTAATTATTCGTACCCGAGGACATCGTTTAGAAGGAATTTGGCATTCTGGATCGCCAATGGGAATGATCATTAATGCTTTGAGAGGAATACATGTTTTGGTTCCAAGAAATATGACGCAAGCTGCTGGTTTTTACAATACTTTATTTGAAGCAGATGAACCTGCTTTAGTTATCGAATGTTTGAATGGGTACCGTTTAAAAGAAAAAGCACCTCTAAATTATGGAGAATTCAAAACACCAATTGGAATTGTAGAAACACTAAGAGAAGGAAAAGACATTACTTTAGTTTCTTACGGTTCTACTTTACGTTTAGTGGAACAAGCTGCAAATGAGTTGAGTGAATTCGGAATTGAGTGTGAAGTGATTGATATCCAATCGCTACTTCCTTTTGACATTAATAAAGACATTGTCAAAAGTTTGGCAAAAACAAATCGCTTACTTGTAATTGATGAAGATGTTCCGGGCGGCGCTTCAGCTTATATATTACAACAAATACTAGAAGAACAAAATGCGTATGAATATTTAGACAGCAAACCGCAAACTTTAACCTCTAAAGCTCATCGTCCAGCTTATGGCACCGATGGAGATTATTTCTCAAAGCCTTCAGTTGAAGATATATTTGAAAAAGTTTACGCTATGATGGGAGAAGTTAAACCAAATCAATTTCCAGATTTGTATTAA
- a CDS encoding type IX secretion system membrane protein PorP/SprF: MKTKFLYICFVLTCCQSIFAQDFLVKNQNKVMGMINPSFYGFGESSKAGVVYGTEGYNDGNKIESRFGFANHYFDRSDFSLALDVQSTKITQLGFSTAQANLHYIYKTQLSYDWTFNPSVSVGYGNSRLDFSSLVFEDQINVLTGFIAGVSRDPVTIDNRINYMDIGAGATVHNNRNLFFGLNLKHINRPETSFNSESSNKRELSMSFQSGFEKDINPYGQSLFLPENSYLYLFNSITKQGDRLRMDLYQELILGNISVGINQHLNKFESFSIGQLGTSLSIFIEEIEIGANYSFDIGTKKIGGTTYNTFELYVTFDFNPFKKNRRGNNSRFYDMQ, encoded by the coding sequence ATGAAAACTAAATTTTTATATATCTGTTTTGTTTTAACTTGTTGTCAGTCGATTTTTGCTCAAGACTTTTTGGTGAAAAACCAAAATAAAGTAATGGGTATGATTAATCCGAGTTTTTATGGTTTTGGAGAATCTTCAAAGGCAGGAGTTGTTTATGGAACCGAGGGTTATAATGATGGCAATAAAATTGAGTCTCGTTTTGGCTTTGCCAATCATTATTTTGATAGGAGTGATTTTTCTTTAGCCTTGGATGTACAATCTACAAAAATAACGCAGCTAGGTTTTTCAACAGCTCAAGCAAATTTGCACTATATTTATAAAACACAATTATCGTATGATTGGACATTTAATCCTTCTGTGTCTGTGGGTTATGGTAATAGCAGATTGGATTTTTCTTCACTCGTGTTTGAAGATCAAATTAATGTTTTGACTGGTTTCATAGCTGGGGTTTCTAGAGATCCGGTAACTATTGATAATAGAATTAATTATATGGATATTGGAGCAGGAGCTACCGTTCATAATAATCGTAACTTATTCTTTGGATTAAATCTAAAGCATATCAATAGACCTGAAACTTCATTTAATAGTGAATCCAGTAACAAGAGAGAATTATCTATGTCATTTCAATCAGGATTTGAAAAAGATATCAATCCATACGGGCAAAGTTTATTTTTACCTGAGAATTCCTATTTGTATTTGTTTAATTCGATAACAAAACAAGGGGATAGATTGCGAATGGATTTGTATCAAGAATTAATTTTAGGTAATATTTCGGTGGGAATAAATCAGCACTTGAATAAGTTCGAATCTTTTTCGATTGGACAATTAGGAACTTCTTTGAGTATCTTTATTGAAGAAATTGAGATTGGGGCTAATTACTCCTTTGATATTGGAACTAAAAAAATAGGAGGGACTACCTATAATACTTTCGAACTGTACGTAACTTTTGATTTTAATCCATTCAAGAAAAATAGAAGAGGTAACAATAGCCGTTTCTACGATATGCAATAA